A genome region from Crossiella equi includes the following:
- a CDS encoding MFS transporter, whose product MMENRSEAKVTPGKFLPALLVMALVGTIIEIDMSVPSFPDIARELGVSGAAVQLTITLNFLGYCLGALAYGPLSDRYGRRKMMLGGNVVMLLGALGCAVATNMEFLLASRFVQGIGASTAVVLVFVIIGDVYEGMAAMKMYGVMNAAMSVLMTAAPPVGGFVNHAIGWRGNYFVVFAITALSLLLMFFFLPETRTRALSTITVRSVLADYRKLVGSGAFVAASLVPSLLFAAYMVFIAASSFIYTGTFGLTTTEFALNLLIIVASFAIPSMFATKLIPVLGGPAGTVRWSLGAVVVGVLAFLTLGTGAAAVTGSVAVFCVGFAVVYPVVFGRSMSVFPELGGAASSVTMSARALLVTLLTAISSAFFTGDPVVPAAVMAGAVVVVVLLSVVNGRAEKRAQARQPAPEAA is encoded by the coding sequence ATGATGGAGAACAGGTCCGAAGCCAAGGTGACACCCGGCAAGTTCTTGCCCGCGTTGCTGGTCATGGCGTTGGTCGGCACGATCATCGAGATCGACATGTCCGTGCCCAGCTTCCCCGACATCGCCCGTGAGCTGGGCGTTTCCGGTGCGGCGGTGCAGCTGACCATCACGCTGAACTTCCTCGGCTACTGCCTCGGCGCGCTGGCCTACGGCCCGCTCTCCGACCGGTACGGGCGGCGGAAGATGATGCTCGGCGGCAATGTCGTCATGCTGCTCGGCGCACTCGGCTGCGCCGTGGCCACCAACATGGAGTTCCTGCTCGCCTCGCGGTTCGTGCAGGGCATCGGCGCCAGCACCGCCGTCGTTCTCGTGTTCGTCATCATCGGCGACGTCTACGAGGGCATGGCCGCCATGAAGATGTACGGTGTGATGAATGCGGCGATGTCCGTGCTCATGACCGCGGCTCCGCCGGTCGGCGGATTTGTCAATCACGCGATCGGCTGGCGCGGCAACTATTTCGTGGTTTTCGCCATCACGGCGCTGTCGCTGCTGCTGATGTTCTTCTTCCTGCCCGAGACCCGCACCCGGGCGCTGAGCACCATCACCGTGCGCTCGGTGCTGGCCGACTACCGCAAGCTCGTGGGCAGCGGCGCGTTCGTGGCCGCCTCCCTGGTGCCCAGCCTGCTCTTCGCCGCCTACATGGTCTTCATCGCGGCCAGCTCGTTCATCTACACCGGCACCTTCGGCCTGACCACCACCGAGTTCGCGCTGAACCTGCTCATCATCGTGGCCTCCTTCGCCATCCCGAGCATGTTCGCCACCAAGCTCATCCCGGTGCTCGGCGGCCCGGCGGGCACCGTGCGCTGGAGCCTGGGCGCGGTCGTCGTGGGTGTGCTCGCCTTCCTCACCCTGGGCACCGGCGCGGCGGCGGTCACCGGCTCGGTCGCGGTGTTCTGCGTCGGCTTCGCCGTGGTCTACCCGGTCGTGTTCGGCCGGTCCATGTCCGTCTTCCCCGAGCTGGGCGGCGCGGCCTCCTCGGTCACCATGAGCGCCCGCGCGCTGCTGGTGACCCTGCTGACCGCGATCTCCAGCGCCTTCTTCACCGGCGACCCGGTGGTGCCCGCCGCCGTCATGGCGGGTGCCGTGGTGGTCGTCGTGCTGCTCAGCGTGGTCAACGGCCGCGCCGAAAAGCGCGCGCAGGCCCGTCAGCCCGCGCCGGAAGCAGCCTGA
- a CDS encoding diiron oxygenase, whose amino-acid sequence MTATTSEAAPDTAPLRSLGPDYVARWEARGSVRTRPRKTIDFGLTGHFFPADRQPLLLAPEVAGLDGEVRERILIQSFFKYLHDIVNLEIKEIVSACTKVLDGTLPVPLSDELKLNCYSIVIDEYYHVYIAQDLILQLRKRYPDLGHFDFPVSDSMRAVAEIKARLDARYHDVFEVLANCIFETTLVRELVEFFNAEDVHPSIRYYVNDHMNDESRHYAFFLDLMKHVWAELPEDYREAIGSRLGEFVKLYLTVESEKQFNVALMTEVLGGDAARAEASVARLYEGFDVTADLPIAQNVLRAFGKAGLLDHAAVRSSFRKIGWEV is encoded by the coding sequence ATGACCGCGACTACCAGTGAGGCAGCGCCCGACACGGCTCCGCTGCGCAGCCTCGGCCCGGACTACGTGGCGCGCTGGGAGGCGCGGGGCTCGGTGCGCACCCGGCCCCGCAAGACCATCGACTTCGGTCTGACGGGCCACTTCTTCCCCGCGGACCGGCAGCCGCTGCTGCTGGCCCCGGAGGTCGCCGGGCTGGACGGGGAGGTGCGCGAGCGCATCCTCATCCAGTCCTTCTTCAAGTACCTGCACGACATCGTGAACCTGGAGATCAAGGAGATCGTGTCGGCGTGCACCAAGGTGCTCGACGGCACGCTCCCCGTCCCGCTCTCCGACGAGCTCAAGCTCAACTGCTACTCGATCGTCATCGACGAGTACTACCACGTCTACATCGCCCAGGACCTCATCCTGCAGCTGCGCAAGCGGTACCCGGACCTGGGCCACTTCGACTTCCCGGTCTCGGACTCCATGCGCGCGGTCGCCGAGATCAAGGCGCGCCTGGACGCCCGCTACCACGACGTGTTCGAGGTGCTGGCCAACTGCATCTTCGAGACCACGCTCGTGCGCGAGCTGGTGGAGTTCTTCAACGCCGAGGACGTGCACCCGTCCATCCGGTACTACGTCAACGACCACATGAACGACGAGTCCCGGCACTACGCGTTCTTCCTCGACCTGATGAAGCACGTGTGGGCGGAGCTGCCCGAGGACTACCGCGAGGCCATCGGCTCGCGCCTGGGCGAGTTCGTCAAGCTCTACCTGACGGTGGAGTCGGAGAAGCAGTTCAACGTGGCGCTGATGACCGAGGTGCTCGGCGGCGACGCCGCACGCGCCGAGGCGTCGGTGGCACGCCTGTACGAGGGTTTTGACGTCACCGCGGACCTGCCCATCGCGCAGAACGTGCTGCGCGCGTTCGGCAAGGCCGGTCTTCTGGACCACGCCGCGGTGCGCTCGAGTTTCCGCAAGATCGGCTGGGAGGTCTGA
- a CDS encoding SAM-dependent methyltransferase produces the protein MNAVVSHRTGSRVPEGEATAALVAGIGARLRESDRLVLPLEESLELLDRLREFELGRFLLHNQGLNGFWTAYIFRHPQGAPGSCPTEDWLLNRSLLSGARERFHRFKATIARHVTDGAVLASIPCGLMDDLLEQDYSGVRDVRVVGMDIDPESLALAKENAESRGLGALCEFGERDAWDLGRTAEFDLLVSNGLNMYESDPDRLRLLYRNFAQALKPGGSLLLSFLTPPPPPPWVDESRVQEWDKYGIEVADLQRELALFGDIVQAKYLNFTPEAEVRQMLAEAGLVIESVDYSATGVLPIITARKPG, from the coding sequence ATGAACGCCGTCGTCTCACACCGCACCGGGTCCCGGGTGCCGGAGGGGGAGGCCACCGCCGCGCTGGTGGCCGGGATCGGGGCCCGCCTGCGCGAGAGCGACCGGCTGGTGCTGCCGCTGGAGGAGTCGCTGGAGCTGCTGGACCGGCTGCGCGAGTTCGAGCTCGGCCGGTTCCTGCTGCACAACCAGGGCCTCAACGGCTTCTGGACCGCCTACATCTTCCGCCACCCGCAGGGCGCGCCCGGCAGCTGCCCCACCGAGGACTGGCTGCTCAACCGCTCGCTGCTCTCCGGTGCCCGCGAACGCTTCCACCGCTTCAAGGCCACCATCGCCCGGCACGTCACCGACGGCGCGGTGCTCGCCTCCATCCCCTGCGGCCTGATGGACGACCTGCTGGAGCAGGACTACTCCGGCGTGCGGGACGTGCGCGTCGTCGGCATGGACATCGACCCGGAGTCCCTGGCGCTGGCCAAGGAGAACGCCGAGTCGCGGGGCCTGGGCGCGCTGTGTGAGTTCGGTGAGCGCGACGCCTGGGACCTGGGCCGCACCGCCGAGTTCGACCTGCTGGTCAGCAACGGGCTCAACATGTACGAGTCCGACCCGGACCGGCTGCGCCTGCTGTACCGCAACTTCGCCCAGGCGCTCAAGCCCGGCGGCAGCCTGCTGCTGAGCTTCCTCACCCCGCCGCCCCCGCCGCCGTGGGTCGACGAGAGCCGCGTCCAGGAGTGGGACAAGTACGGCATCGAGGTCGCCGACCTCCAGCGCGAGCTGGCCCTGTTCGGTGACATCGTGCAGGCCAAGTACCTCAACTTCACCCCGGAGGCCGAGGTGCGGCAGATGCTGGCCGAGGCCGGGCTGGTGATCGAGTCGGTCGACTACAGCGCCACCGGCGTGCTGCCGATCATCACCGCGCGCAAGCCGGGCTGA
- a CDS encoding response regulator transcription factor, translating into MRDEQEPVRLAVEVVDRRLAGDLLPLVRLVEEFRVVPAQERDTADVLLVLAGEVTDGLVVRLATRAATAARVGRCVVLVAAVVPERHLPALFAAGVVSVLGRGAGVAEVVHAVRASASGNAVLPDRLVRWLVDEVRVTQGEMLASEALAIGGLSRREVEVLRLVALGEDNAVIAARLGFAERTVKRTMTELTVRLGLRNRAHAVAYAMRAGAI; encoded by the coding sequence GTGAGGGACGAGCAGGAGCCGGTGCGGCTCGCGGTGGAGGTGGTGGACCGGCGGCTGGCCGGTGACCTGCTGCCGCTGGTGCGGCTGGTGGAGGAGTTCCGGGTGGTGCCCGCGCAGGAGCGCGACACCGCCGACGTGCTGCTGGTGCTGGCCGGTGAGGTCACCGACGGGCTGGTGGTGCGGCTGGCCACGCGGGCGGCGACCGCGGCCCGGGTTGGGCGGTGCGTGGTGCTGGTCGCGGCGGTGGTGCCGGAGCGGCACCTGCCCGCGCTGTTCGCCGCCGGTGTGGTGAGTGTGCTGGGCCGGGGCGCCGGGGTGGCCGAGGTCGTGCACGCCGTGCGCGCCAGCGCTTCCGGCAACGCGGTGCTGCCGGACCGGCTCGTGCGCTGGCTGGTGGACGAGGTCCGCGTGACCCAGGGCGAGATGCTGGCGAGCGAGGCGCTGGCCATCGGTGGGCTGAGCCGCCGGGAGGTCGAGGTGCTGCGGCTGGTGGCGCTGGGGGAGGACAACGCGGTCATCGCGGCGCGGCTGGGCTTCGCCGAGCGGACGGTCAAGCGCACGATGACCGAGCTGACGGTGCGGCTGGGGTTGCGGAACCGGGCGCACGCGGTGGCGTACGCGATGCGGGCCGGGGCGATCTAG
- a CDS encoding Ohr family peroxiredoxin, with translation MTTATQYTAAVTVTGEGRNGGRAVASDGNLDLRFAFPKELGGSGDATNPEQLLAAGWASCFLGATRIAAQQTKVPLKDLAVVAEVTLHHDGAGGFHLSAALHLEVTGISQAAAEELGRAAHKICPYSKALGPSIPVTIDATVA, from the coding sequence ATGACAACAGCAACCCAGTACACCGCCGCCGTGACCGTCACCGGCGAGGGCCGCAACGGCGGCCGCGCGGTGGCCAGCGACGGCAACCTGGACCTCCGCTTCGCCTTCCCCAAGGAGCTCGGCGGTTCGGGCGATGCCACCAACCCCGAACAGCTCCTGGCGGCGGGCTGGGCCTCCTGCTTCCTGGGCGCCACCCGCATCGCCGCGCAGCAGACCAAGGTGCCGCTGAAGGACCTCGCCGTGGTCGCCGAGGTGACCCTGCACCACGACGGCGCGGGCGGGTTCCACCTCAGCGCCGCCCTGCACCTGGAGGTCACCGGCATCTCGCAGGCGGCGGCGGAGGAGCTCGGGCGCGCGGCGCACAAGATCTGCCCGTACTCCAAGGCCCTCGGCCCCTCCATCCCGGTCACGATCGACGCCACGGTCGCCTGA
- a CDS encoding ABC-F family ATP-binding cassette domain-containing protein, which produces MITASDIAVRVGARLLLDTVSFRVVPGEKIGLVGRNGAGKTSLTRVLAGETTPAEGSVSHVGSVGYLPQEPAAGLASQTAAERILDARGLGEVVRRLREAEVAIASRTGTALDKAMRDYSRAEAEFLAQGGYAAEASAAQVAANLGLDEQVLAKPLGVLSGGQRRRVELARVLFAGHDTLLLDEPTNHLDQDSITWLRRFLASHTGGLIVISHDVDLLREVVNRVWHLDAHRQTIDFYHVGWEAYLKQRETDERRRRRERVNAERKAESLVAQAEKMRAGVKTAVAAKNMVRRANRMLADLEPEHRADKVAKLRLPEPAPCGRTPLTAHGLSKAYGSQEVFASVDLAIDRGTRVAILGLNGAGKTTLLRILAGVEQPDTGIVSYGHGTRIGYYAQEHETLDGDKSVLANLTASAPQLTHGEARLVLGSFLFSGDEVDKPARVLSGGEKTRLALATLVVSSANVLLLDEPTNNLDPASRNEILGAISSYRGSVVMVTHDGGAVEALRPDRVLVLPDGVEDLWKADYRELVALA; this is translated from the coding sequence TTGATTACCGCAAGTGACATTGCGGTGCGCGTTGGCGCGCGCCTTTTGCTGGACACGGTCAGTTTCCGTGTCGTTCCCGGCGAGAAGATCGGCCTGGTCGGCCGCAACGGGGCCGGGAAGACCTCGCTCACCCGTGTGCTGGCCGGGGAGACCACGCCCGCCGAGGGGTCGGTCTCACACGTGGGTTCCGTGGGCTACCTGCCCCAGGAACCCGCCGCCGGGCTCGCGTCCCAGACCGCCGCCGAACGCATCCTCGACGCCCGCGGGCTCGGCGAGGTGGTGCGGCGGCTGCGCGAGGCCGAGGTGGCCATCGCGTCGCGGACCGGGACCGCCCTGGACAAGGCCATGCGCGACTATTCGCGGGCCGAGGCGGAGTTCCTGGCCCAGGGCGGGTACGCCGCCGAGGCCTCGGCCGCGCAGGTGGCCGCCAACCTCGGGCTCGACGAGCAGGTGCTGGCCAAGCCCCTGGGGGTGCTCTCCGGCGGGCAGCGGCGGCGGGTCGAGCTCGCCCGGGTGCTCTTCGCCGGGCACGACACGCTGCTGCTGGACGAGCCCACCAACCACCTCGACCAGGACTCGATCACCTGGCTGCGGCGGTTCCTGGCCTCGCACACCGGTGGGCTCATCGTCATCAGCCACGACGTGGACCTGTTGCGCGAGGTCGTGAACCGGGTCTGGCACCTGGACGCCCACCGGCAGACCATCGACTTCTACCACGTCGGCTGGGAGGCCTACCTCAAGCAGCGCGAGACCGACGAGCGCCGTCGCCGCCGCGAGCGGGTCAACGCCGAGCGCAAGGCCGAGTCCCTCGTGGCGCAGGCGGAGAAGATGCGTGCCGGGGTGAAGACCGCGGTGGCCGCGAAGAACATGGTGCGGCGGGCCAACCGCATGCTCGCCGACCTCGAACCCGAGCACCGCGCGGACAAGGTGGCCAAGCTGCGGCTGCCCGAGCCCGCGCCGTGCGGGCGCACCCCGCTGACCGCGCACGGGCTGTCCAAGGCCTACGGTTCGCAGGAGGTCTTCGCCTCGGTGGACCTGGCCATCGACCGCGGCACCCGCGTGGCCATCCTCGGGCTCAACGGGGCGGGCAAGACCACGCTGCTGCGCATCCTGGCCGGGGTCGAGCAGCCCGACACCGGGATCGTCTCCTACGGCCACGGCACCCGCATCGGCTACTACGCCCAGGAGCACGAGACCCTCGACGGGGACAAGTCCGTGCTGGCCAACCTCACCGCGTCCGCACCGCAGCTGACGCACGGCGAGGCGCGCCTGGTGCTGGGCTCGTTCCTGTTCTCCGGGGACGAGGTGGACAAGCCCGCGCGCGTGCTCTCCGGCGGGGAGAAGACCCGCCTCGCGCTGGCCACGCTCGTGGTCTCCAGCGCGAACGTGCTGCTGCTGGACGAGCCGACGAACAACCTGGATCCCGCTTCCCGCAACGAGATCCTCGGCGCGATCAGCTCCTACCGGGGCTCCGTCGTCATGGTCACCCACGACGGCGGTGCCGTGGAGGCGCTGCGGCCCGACCGCGTCCTCGTGCTGCCCGACGGTGTCGAGGACCTGTGGAAGGCCGACTACCGCGAACTCGTCGCGCTCGCCTGA
- a CDS encoding proline iminopeptidase-family hydrolase produces the protein MTRTAPGPARCAVPGGRVWFEVANPDAPGTPVVVVHGGPGTPHDYLRPLADQLPGHPVLFYDQLGCGRSDRPADVRWELPRFVEELDAVVTEAGFGEYHLLGHSFGSMVACDAALRGDDRLRGLVLMSPVLSTRHHEREMQRLLLTFPQRVARGIAAALRGRPSPETPGAMLHFAERHMCRLDPWPEVLTEVRDSNPEVRDALWGPTEFQISGSLRGYHRIDQLGQLDIPVLLLCGANDFTSPRMCSAFADALRNARLCVIENASHMAHLEDPAECGVRLREFFGALAP, from the coding sequence ATGACCAGAACGGCACCCGGTCCCGCCCGGTGCGCGGTCCCCGGTGGCCGCGTGTGGTTCGAGGTCGCCAACCCCGACGCCCCCGGCACCCCGGTGGTGGTCGTGCACGGCGGCCCCGGCACCCCGCACGACTACCTCCGCCCCCTCGCCGACCAGCTGCCCGGCCACCCGGTCCTGTTCTACGACCAGCTCGGCTGCGGCCGCTCCGACCGCCCGGCCGACGTGCGCTGGGAGCTGCCGCGCTTCGTCGAGGAGCTCGACGCCGTGGTCACCGAGGCGGGGTTCGGTGAGTACCACCTGCTCGGGCACTCCTTCGGCAGCATGGTCGCCTGCGACGCCGCCCTGCGCGGGGACGACCGGCTGCGCGGCCTGGTGCTGATGTCCCCGGTGCTGTCCACGCGCCACCACGAGCGGGAGATGCAGCGCCTGCTGCTGACCTTCCCGCAGCGCGTGGCCCGCGGCATCGCCGCCGCCCTGCGCGGGCGGCCCAGCCCGGAGACGCCCGGGGCGATGCTGCACTTCGCCGAGCGCCACATGTGCCGCCTGGACCCCTGGCCCGAGGTGCTCACCGAGGTGCGGGACAGCAACCCCGAGGTCCGGGACGCGTTGTGGGGACCGACTGAATTCCAGATCAGCGGGAGCCTGCGCGGCTATCACCGGATCGACCAACTCGGCCAGCTCGACATTCCCGTTCTGCTACTCTGCGGGGCGAATGATTTCACCTCCCCGAGAATGTGCTCGGCATTCGCGGACGCGTTACGGAACGCCCGTTTGTGCGTTATCGAAAATGCCTCGCACATGGCACACCTCGAGGATCCGGCAGAGTGCGGCGTCCGCTTGCGCGAGTTCTTCGGCGCGCTCGCACCGTAG